CGCCGGACGAGTGCGGATGGCCCTGGGCAGCCCCCTGGCCCAGGCCCTGGCCCGACACGGAATCGCATCACTGCGCTACGACCGGCGCGGCGTGGGCGCGACACCTGGCGACTGGCGGAGCGTCGGCTTCCTGGACAACCGCGCCGACGCCGCCGCCGCGCTGCGAGCCCTCCGCGCACATCCGGAAATCCAGGCACACGCGGTCGGCGTGGTCGGGCACAGCGAAGGCGCAGTGCACGCCATATGGCTGGGCGCCCACGCACACCCGGCGGCCCTGGTGATGCTCGCCGGCTACGCCCGTCCCGGCAAACAGGCGCTGCGGTGGCAGGCCGCACGCATGGCCGCGACCCTGCCACGCCCGCTTCGGCCGCTGCTGTCGGTCCTGCGCCGGACCGCCACTCGTCAACTGACCAAACTGCAGAGCACCACGACCGACGTGGCCCGGATCGGCGGGGCGCGGCTCAACGCCCGTTGGTGGCGCGAGCAACTGGCCTACGATCCCGGCGCCGACTTGGCCCGCGTCCATGCCCCGGTGCTGGCGATCACCGGCGAGAAGGATCTCCAGGTCGATCCCGACGATCTCGGCGTGATCGCGTCCCTGGTGCCGGGCGGAGCCGACATCCGGCGCGTCCCTGACCTGACCCATCTGCTGCGGCGTGATTCGGGTCCGGCGTCGCTGCTGTCCTATCCTCGACTGTTGCGCCAGCCGGTGGACGCCGACCTTCTGACCGATGTCGCGCGGTGGTTGGCTCAACGGCTTCGCTGAGCCACAACAACCACGGCACAAGCCGCCCGCAGTGGGCCGCCCCCTCATCTGCCGCATAGCGCGTGTTGACCGCCCCGGCTACGCAGTCCTGGCGCCTAGGCCGGTTTGGTCATGTCCAAGCGGAACCTTCCGTACGGGTTCACATGCGACCAGAAAAGCGCGCTCAAGGCTCTGCGGTCCTCGGCGATCCGCCGCTTCTCCCAGGATGGATCGTCCAAAACCCGTGGTATCAACAGGGTATTGATGAAGACGAGACTGCCCTGCAACAGGTGGAGAGCCAAAGGCTCGGTGAACGCGAACCCGTGCGTGTCGGTGTAGTTGGCCTCGGCGTCCGCGTCCGTGTCGTAAGGAACTACCCCGCGCTACATGCCCCTGGCCGTAGTTTCCGGAGTCCTGGGCCGTCACCGCGCGGCGGGCGTACAGTCGGCGGCGCTTCGGCATCGCCCGCCCCCGGATTCGCGGGCGAAGACGCTGACCACGATCGCCACCAGCCACAACAGCACCGCCACCACGGCCACGTGGTGCAACCCGGTGACGAAATCACCCCGCACCGCAGGAGAACCAGCGACCGTGCCGAACACCGCGACCCCCAGCGCGGTACCGGTCTGCCGCATGGTGTTGTTCACGCCGCTGGCCAGCCCTGACCGCTGCGGCCCGAGCGCCCCGACCGCGGTGGCCACCACCGATGTGGTCAGCAACCCGGCGCCGACCCCGCACGCCACCAGCACCGGCACCACCGCGTCATAACGGCCCTCCGGAGTCGCCAGACCCCAGCACACCGACCCGGCCGCCGCGATCGCTGCCCCGCACAGCATCGGCACCCGCGGCCCGAACCGTGCCACCATCCACCCGGCCACCGGGGCCAGCAGCACCAGCGGAACCAGCAGCGGCAACAGCAGCACACCGGTGCGCGCGGGTGTGTTCCCACCGAGGCTCTGCAAATACAAGGTGAGCACGAACAGCGTTCCGTTCACGCTGAGATTCATCAGCAGCGCCACCACGTTCGCCGCCACGAACGGCCGGTTGGCCAGCAGCGTGCGTGGCACCCGGCGACCGGCCAGGCCCAGCGCGATCACCGCCACCACCAACGCCCCCAGCACCACGGCATTCCCCCCGGCTTGACCGGTCTCGATCACCGCGAACACCACGGCGGTCAGCCCCAGGACCGCGCCGGTCAGCGCCCCGACGCGCACCCGCTGCCCGGGATCGCCGGGCAGGTCCGGCACCAGCAGGCGGATCCCCGCGACCGCGGCGATGACAACGGGCACGTTCAGTGCGAACACCAATCGCCAGCCACCCCATTCGATCAGCACCCCACCCAGCAGCGGCCCGGCAGGCAGTGCCAGTGACGACACCGCCGCCCACACCCCCAAGGCCCGCGCCCGCGCAGCCGGATCCGGATACACCGTGGTGATCACCGCCATGCTGCCCGGCAGCAGCAACGCCGCCCCGAGCCCCTGCACCGCGCGCGAGACCACGAGCACCCCGAGACCGGGGGCCACCGCGCACCCCACCGACGCCGCCCCGAACAGCACCATCCCGGCCAGCACCAACCGACGGTGCCCGAACCGGTCGCCCAGCATGCCGCCGATCAGCAACACCCCGGCGATGCTCAGCGCATACCCGTCGACCACCCACTGCGTGCCGGCCATCCCGGCACCGAAGGCGTCGCGGATGCTGGGCAGCGCCACATTGACCACCGTGACATCCAGCAGCACCAGGAACATGCCCGCGCACGTCACCGCCAACACCAGGGCGGGAGAACCACCATCTCGTCGCATCACCACGTCCCGAGCCTGCCCCACGGACACTTCAGGGCAGCCTGAAACGTCGTGGACGCATCATGGAGCACATGGCAGTTCAAGGAGACAGCGACATCGCCCCGGTGGCCGCGCTGTTCGCCGAGCCCGGCCGCGCCAACGTGCTGCAGGCATTGGCCGACGGACGTGCGCTGCCCGCCTCGGTGCTGGCCGGCGAAGCCGGGCTGTCGGCCAGCGCCGCCAGCGCGCACCTGGCAAAGCTTCGCGACGGCGGGCTGATCGAGGTCGAACGGTCCGGGCGGCACCGCTACTACCGCATCGCCGACAACCGAGTGGCCGCCGTGCTGGAAGCCCTGGCCGCCATCGCCCCGGCCCGACCGGTGCGCTCGCTGCGCCAGGGCACCCGCGCGGCCGCCGTGCGGGAGGCCCGCAGCTGCTACGACCACCTCGCCGGGCGCCTCGGTGTCGCGGTCACCGCGGCGCTGCTGGACCACGGAGCCCTCGCGGCCGCCGACGGCATCCCCGACACCCGCCGCCGCCCCGGCGACGGACTGTCCGTGCAGCTCAGCGAGCACCCGTACCGACTCGGCCCGCACGCCGAGCCGGTCTTCGCCGCCCTCGGGGTGGATCTCGACGCCGTGCGGACCGGGCCGTCCCGGCGACCGCTGCTGCGGTTCTGCGTCGACTGGAGCGAGCAACGGCATCATCTCGCCGGGCGCCTCGGCGCGGCGTTGCTGAGCGCGCTGCTCGACTCCGGCTGGCTAGCCCGCAAGCCCCAGCAACGGGCGCTCAAGCTCACCGACACAGGCGCCGACGGGCTCCACTCTGTTCTCGGGGTCAGGGTTCTCGGGGTCGGAGCTCCGGGTGTCACGCCGGGCGAGTCCGGTCGGTCAGCAACCGCACCGCCAACCCAGCCAGCACCGTGCCCATGAAGTAGCGCTGCACCCGAAGCCACCGCGGACGCCGCGCCAGCGCACCGGCTACCGAACCGGCAGTCACCACCATCACGGCGTTGACCGACAACGCCACCACGATCTGCACCAGGCTCAACGTCAAGCTCTGCACCGCCACCCCGCCCCGCGCGGGATCATGTTCGGCCCCGGCGAAAGCACCAGGCCCAGCGCCACCCCCGCGATCGCCACCACTGCCGAAAGATCGACCACCACCGCGCCTCCCGCTGCCAACGAACGTGGTGATCGCACGGTAGACAGCCGCGACAGCGGCGCCAACGGCCAATCCGGCACTCCTGGCCTGCTGGGCTGCTGGGCTACCCGCCGAGCTCGGCCAGGTCGCCGGGCCCAAGCCGCAGCCCGGTCGCCGCGACGTTGTCCTCCAGATGCGCCACCGAACCCGTGCCCGGAATCGCCAACGCCACCGGGGAAACCGCCAGCAACCAGGCCAACGACACCTGAGCGACACTCGCCGAAAGCCGCCGCGCCACGGACCGCACCCCGGCCATGTCCACCGGCAAGCCACCGCCGAGCGGAGCGAAGGGCACGTAGGCGATTCCGAGCCGCTCGCAGTCGGCCAGCACCTGGCGGTCCGCGTTGTGCCGCACGTGGAAGTGGTTCTGTACGGCCACGACCGGAGCGATCGAACGCGCCTGCGCGAACTGTGCGGCGTCCACATTGCTCAGCCCGAGGTGGCGGATCAGCCCGGACTCGCGTAATTCCGCCAGCACCGCGAACCGATCCGCCACCGAAGTCCCGTCCGGCTCCAGCCCGCCCGGCCGCAAGTACACCAGGTCCAGCCGCGGCACCCCGAGCCGCCGCAGATCCTCCTCGACCAGACCGCGCAAGTCCGCCGGCCGCGCCTGGCCCCGGAAGATCCCGTCGGCGCCGCGCATCGGCCCCACCTTCGTCGCGATCACCACATCCTCGCGAAGCGGCGACAACGCCTCCCGGATCACCTCGTGCGCCTGCGTGCCGCCAAGGCGGTAGAAACCGGCCGTGTCGATGTGATTGACGCCCAGCTCCACGGCCCGCCGCACCACCGCCACTCCCGTGGCCGGATCGCGCGGCGGCCCCGCTAACGAATTCGCGACCAACCGCATCGCCCCGAAACCAAGCCGATTGACCCGCAGGTCGCCACCCAGCAGAAACTCGCCGCCCACCGCGGCCGTCACGTTCGTCATGGCCACCAGCGTCGTGACCACACCCGGCCGCCGCCACCACCTGGCAGCTTGCTGCCACCAGCGGTCTTCTCGGTGGCTTTCCCGCCGCAGAAGATGATCAGGCTGCCTGCGCCGCGATTAGACTGGGCGGCGTGGCAGACGAGGCGATCACGGTGC
The sequence above is a segment of the Saccharopolyspora phatthalungensis genome. Coding sequences within it:
- a CDS encoding alpha/beta hydrolase family protein, whose translation is MNTPHDSTTQPTPAAPGGSRDVETTLAAADGIPLHGTLTLPAGPGPHPAVLCLPGSGRLDRESNAGRVRMALGSPLAQALARHGIASLRYDRRGVGATPGDWRSVGFLDNRADAAAALRALRAHPEIQAHAVGVVGHSEGAVHAIWLGAHAHPAALVMLAGYARPGKQALRWQAARMAATLPRPLRPLLSVLRRTATRQLTKLQSTTTDVARIGGARLNARWWREQLAYDPGADLARVHAPVLAITGEKDLQVDPDDLGVIASLVPGGADIRRVPDLTHLLRRDSGPASLLSYPRLLRQPVDADLLTDVARWLAQRLR
- a CDS encoding MFS transporter → MSVGQARDVVMRRDGGSPALVLAVTCAGMFLVLLDVTVVNVALPSIRDAFGAGMAGTQWVVDGYALSIAGVLLIGGMLGDRFGHRRLVLAGMVLFGAASVGCAVAPGLGVLVVSRAVQGLGAALLLPGSMAVITTVYPDPAARARALGVWAAVSSLALPAGPLLGGVLIEWGGWRLVFALNVPVVIAAVAGIRLLVPDLPGDPGQRVRVGALTGAVLGLTAVVFAVIETGQAGGNAVVLGALVVAVIALGLAGRRVPRTLLANRPFVAANVVALLMNLSVNGTLFVLTLYLQSLGGNTPARTGVLLLPLLVPLVLLAPVAGWMVARFGPRVPMLCGAAIAAAGSVCWGLATPEGRYDAVVPVLVACGVGAGLLTTSVVATAVGALGPQRSGLASGVNNTMRQTGTALGVAVFGTVAGSPAVRGDFVTGLHHVAVVAVLLWLVAIVVSVFARESGGGRCRSAADCTPAAR
- a CDS encoding ArsR/SmtB family transcription factor gives rise to the protein MAVQGDSDIAPVAALFAEPGRANVLQALADGRALPASVLAGEAGLSASAASAHLAKLRDGGLIEVERSGRHRYYRIADNRVAAVLEALAAIAPARPVRSLRQGTRAAAVREARSCYDHLAGRLGVAVTAALLDHGALAAADGIPDTRRRPGDGLSVQLSEHPYRLGPHAEPVFAALGVDLDAVRTGPSRRPLLRFCVDWSEQRHHLAGRLGAALLSALLDSGWLARKPQQRALKLTDTGADGLHSVLGVRVLGVGAPGVTPGESGRSATAPPTQPAPCP
- a CDS encoding oxidoreductase; this encodes MTNVTAAVGGEFLLGGDLRVNRLGFGAMRLVANSLAGPPRDPATGVAVVRRAVELGVNHIDTAGFYRLGGTQAHEVIREALSPLREDVVIATKVGPMRGADGIFRGQARPADLRGLVEEDLRRLGVPRLDLVYLRPGGLEPDGTSVADRFAVLAELRESGLIRHLGLSNVDAAQFAQARSIAPVVAVQNHFHVRHNADRQVLADCERLGIAYVPFAPLGGGLPVDMAGVRSVARRLSASVAQVSLAWLLAVSPVALAIPGTGSVAHLEDNVAATGLRLGPGDLAELGG